GACCGGTAGGCCATCTCTGTTGGACCTCACAGCTAACGCCTGCCAACCATGAGCACTTGGCTCCTTGACCTTGCGCTCAGCCTGCAACTTGCAACATTTCACTTCGGTCTGACTTACACTTCATCATAACGGTAATATAGCGGTGATATACTTCAACCCACTATTGATCGCCACAGAAAACAGGCCCTTGCTTAGCTCATTGAAAAACCTTGCTTTATTACCTTCTGTTTACTGTTCAGATCAAACTCTTAGAGCAGCTTCTCCGGTACCCTTCTGTGGCTGGTCACTTTGATGGTGAGACTCGTCCCCTTACCTAATACCATCTAGCTGTTCTGGATCAACTCCCTTGCTCATTCCAGCCTGATTCCCAGGATCCTACCAGGACAGAGATACTCTCTGGCGGTGTTTCTGTCAGGTTATTTTCAGCTACTATGACGGAGTAGTAGGTAGGCATGGATATAGATTATTCTAGCAAGAACTTCCTGTTTGAGACTTCAAAATGACCATCTGCTCCAGGACCAACAGAAATCCTCAAGATCAACACAAATCCTGTTCTCCTCTGGAAAGTGTCTAGGAGCCATTTCAAACCTTGCCATGATTTTTTGCCATGAAAACCTTTACAGATTTTCATCAGGGAGTAGTTAGTGAATGATAATCTTCCACTTCCATTTTGAGCCTTCCCAATTATTTCTCAACCCCGcagctctttaaaaaatgtaatgttaTGTCACTCGTCTGCTTAAAACTGTTTGTTAGATTCCATTTGCCACCATATTAGAGCCTGAGCCACTTAGCAAGACTGACGAGAATTTGCATTGTCTGCTGTTTCCTCCTTTGCTGACTTACCAGGTGTCACTTCAGTCCTCCCTAAGCTCCAGGCACCATGGCTATCCTTAAGTTCCCAGAGCGCCATAGCTTCCGTCATGCCTCAGAGTCTTTCCACATGCTGGTCCCATCCTTGTCACACCACATCTACACGGAGAGCCCCTTTTACCCTCAGGTCTCAGTTTAAGTGTCCCTTTAGACAGGCCTCTTTTGGTAATCTGATTAAAATTCGAATCCTTTTCCCTACCAAATGCCATTGTTCTCAAACACAGAATGCTTTTTTCCTTCAGAACACCTACTGTATCATTTTTAGTTGTATCACTCAGGGTCCACTTTGGGAAACAGAAACCATACCAGTTTGTTTTAAAATGGAGAACTGAATAGAcaacattaattaaaaaacaaccaCAGAAGTACTGATAGACTGAAAACACAGAAAGATGCCATTGATGTACCAGAGAGATAGTGAGTGCAGGAAATAGCCACCATACCTAGGACTGGGGATCATCAGAAACTTGGAGGGGGACTGGGACCTGGAGCTGTAGGTGCCGTTTGTTTCCTGCTGGTCCCTCGGGAGCTTGGAGGAGGGCTGCAGGAGCTGGTTCTCAGATACTAAGGGAAGGGTGCTGCTTGGCTGCTGCTGGCATCTCTGACAAGGTGCAAAGAAGTTGCTTTTACTAAAGAGTGCTGGAAGAAACTGGAAACTGCGAACCACCAGTGATGCTGGAGTAACTTAAATGAAAATAGTACCTCTCAGGACAACAGGGAGAACAAGAAGGGGCAGGCCCCCTTTACTTCCTGTTTATTACCTACCAGCCTTCCCCTGTTGAGAGATCCTAATGTGGATACACCTGGCAAAGGAAAAAGGTAGTTTGCGGAGTTCAGCCTGAGCAATTGAGAGCAGCATATCCAACGGTGGGTTTAAGAAGTATCATAGCTTAATAAAGAGCATAGTAGTTGTTGATTGTCTTTTCTTTCATACTAGGCAGTGTGTGCTCAGGacccatgtctttcttttcactgtttcACCCCGTCCATGTGTACAGCACACTAAGAAGTAAATagaaggtattcaataaatattccttGGATGGATGGATTTATTAGATTGTTTTCAAAAGTACTTAGTGAAGAGTACAGTTCAATTCTTGTCAACTGAACAATACTGAGTGCCTCATATGGCAGTCTATAGACATTGGGgttaaaatatgaatatgagGCGGTTCCTTACTATTTAGTATGGGATTTAGGACATTTTCATACGACACTAAATAATAAAATGCCATTGCAAACACTCATATGTTTAAATGCCCAAAGAACTGAACAGGCAGCAAAATCTAGAGGAcaccaggaaagaaaaatggtaTACGTGGGTTTGGAATGATTCAAAGACTCAGAAGGAAGAAGTTATGGTCCAAGGCAGGCTTAAGAGGGAGCAGACAAGGAAAGCTGAGGAGGAGAGATGGGTTTGGCAGGTTTTGATGAACACAGAGAAGTGAGAGATTAGCATAAATCACTGGAAAAGTGAGTTtgaactgtgtaaaattctggaGTTAGAATTCTGAGTAGTATGTCTTTTGCAAAGAGGAGACAGTAAGAGGTTTTATGCAGAGGAGTGATGTGGCCACTGGGAATGTTTTCTGAAGATGAATCTGGCAGCGTCTCAAGGATTCTGCAGTTATGTGGCATCACTGAGTATGTAGGAACTCAAGCCAGAAAGACTAGTGAGCAGACGGTGACAATCCCGAGCCAGAAAAGTGGTCCAGATAGAAAAGGATAGCAAGTAATGCTCAGAAGGAAGAATCAATGAAACACAATTCAGAATTAATCCAAGAAGGATGGCGAGGATATCTAGAATTAATCCACAGTGATATACATAGGATTCAGAAGGGTGGCAATAAAGGAGATCATCAAGTTTCAACAGAAGAATTTGATGGTATCAGTTCAATAAAGCCTCAGAGAATATTTACCCTCCAATAACTAAATACACATTTTGCAAAATTAATATGAATCTGGAAGAATATATATGTCTTCCTCTTGAGGGGCTTCAGAAGTACTAGGCTTCTTGAAGTTATAATAGTCACACGGTGTCTCGTTTCCGTAGATATGCTCCTCAGGATTGGTCTGCCAAGTATTTTCATACAGTTTCTTGTCCGTTTCTCCTTCAGCTTTGGGAGGACGCACTTTCACATTTTCATAGTTGTCGTGGATGTTAGTGTCCTTCCCAGCAGAATGGCGGTCTTGAGTTGGAACTGAGATTTTATGCCTTGGGCTGATAAACTGGGGACTCAAGAAGAATGTTTTAGTACAGTcttttctcctgcttctcctcctctgcAAAAACTTTGGTAAGGTAAATTGCATGGTATTCTGGTGTTTCCACTGCCAAACACACCCGATTCCACAGATCACCAACAGTAAAAGAAGGGAAATTCCTATAGACACGGCCACTGAAGTATTTCCACAGATTCTCAGCATCTCTGCACAAACAATGTCGTTTGTTACTATGGTGAAGCCCTTAATGAATTCACAGGTACAAGCCACTGTAATTTCTCATAAAGTGTTGTTTGAAAGTAATTTCTGAAGCTTGTTTTGGCATTTCAGATATGAAAGGACATTATATGGCAAGATCTTGGTGTCAGAGGAGAGACTGAGTAACCTTGATTTCGGAAGCTGGCTCTCGTTGTATCTGATGATTACACAATTGTTATTGTATAATTGTACTGTGTCAGAAGGGATTTTATCCAACTCCGCTTCCTTTGCTATCAATGAATCACAAAATAAAGCACAAATGAGTGGAAAATAATAACAGAGTAGAAAACTCAAGAAAGGGAAGTTTGAACGATCTGCCATCCAGCTGCCtgctataaattaaaaacattttaattgcatatttaatacaaacataataaaaaataccTGCTAATTTCTATCAGTACATTAAGCATTGGCATTTAGTAAACTCTTCCTTCAAGACAGAATATAGTACTGCGCTAGCTGCAGCACTAGGTTTTTGCTTTAATATAGAAGGCAGTACTAGCTGTTGTATTCAGtgagtttttattttaacatagAATACAGTCCTCACTGGTGTGAGGGGGTGGGAGAGTTAAAAAGACATGTCTGCTGAAGTCTGAGTGGTTTTATCACTTAGATTTCAACATTGTTTTTGACAATAAGTCTAATCGTCTTCAAGAGAAAGATAATGCTTCGAACACAACAGGAGGCAAGGGAGAAGAGTACAGATGGACAATCATTTCTATCCCCTatcacctcctctgtgaagcctcGCCTGCCCCTCTTTCTAGTGGTCGGAGACCATGTCTATTTCTTAATCACACCTTTCTTTCTATTCCCATATTAAAGACTTAGTTCTctattataggggcttcccttgtggctcagctggtaaagaatccgcctgcaatgtggaagacctgggttcaatccctgggttgggaagatcccctggagaagggaaaggttacccactccagtattctggcctggagaattccatggactacatagtccatggggttgcaaagagtcagatgtgactaagcgactttcactttctctattaTAGCATGACAACTTAAATTACACAAAATTGTGTCTTTCTGTCTGGTTATATGGTGGAGAGAGATCAGGTCTTTTCCTCTGTATATCCCTAGAGAATATGTTTAGCACCTAGCACAGAAAAGACACtcagtcaatatttattgaataaatgattaaataaacatAGGACTCAAAATCTAAGCATCTGTTTAAGCTGATAGTTTAAAATGCAAGACATGTCTTGTAAAGGGTACAGTGTGTACTTAAGAAAAGAGTCCTTTGATGTAAAAACAAAATACCTGTaaccaaaatatttaaaacagaatttgAGTCTTCCTATCACTAGTCTAATCACAACTTCCAgcaaaaaaatttcatttaattaagataattttatagttttacctGTTGATGCTTTAAAATGGCAGAGGGGAGAGAAACTGGAAGTATTCAACTACTCTGAATGTTCTACTATGATTCATTTTATGAACAAAACATTACTGCTGTATGTTTTTAGACTAGACACATCCAACATTGTTTTCATCATTgttgttttcttccagttttattgagatatataatTGATATACCACACTGTATCAGTTTAAGTTATACAAATGGTGATACGATATTTGCATGTACCGTGAACTATTTACCACACTAAATTTTGTTAACATCCATCAGCtcagttaaatatttttttttcttatgatgagaaccTTAAtgatctactcttttagcaactttcaaatagaTACTACAGCATTGATAACTATAGTCATTCAATTCCCCAGTGCTTATGAGATGATGGTCATCAGCTGAATGTCCATTAGTAGTATTTAGTTACTTGGGGTCAGCTTTTAAACACTGttacatggattatctcatttaaccctacCATGCACAGCTGTCATGGGAAGTAGATACTtccttatcctcattttatacatgagaaaCAAGAGGATAGTTAAGTAACTTCTTTAATGACTAAGAAGTGATTAAATCTGGATTCAAGTAAAGTTTTCCCCTAAATATTATTCCTACCCAGACTTCTATAAATGTCTGTCAAGCACATCATCCATCACTAAATTTTTATAGATGATTAGCTCTGAGGTTCTTGGGGTTTGGAATCGtatcttatttatctttatattacCAGCAGCAGTACTAGACACAGAATAGCTGGTTTGTTAAATACTTGCTAGTGAATACAGCAACCTGCATTAGGATAAAAACAGTAGTGatagacaagaaaaaaagaaaccctgaaaTTGTGCCCTGCTCTCAGTGAGTACTCACATACAACAGTGAACATTTCTAAACTTGTTCAAGGTTAGAATACATCAAATGTGCAAATTTTCAATCCGGCATTTCacataaaatactaaaatatgagATGCAGCTGATTTATAACATTTCTTTGATAAAAAGTATAGGGACAAACACCCCAGACTGCAACATCCTTTAATCTCTTTCGAACTTTTGCAGGTTCCTCCTTTCTAAGGCCAGACACAGTGCTATGTGTTCAAGGTTTGGCAAGCGACTTCAACCATTAGGATCCCACTTCCTTTCTGCAACAGCTGAGAACTGACCACATGTAAGATATTTTATGGTATAGATAGTAACTCATTTAAGTAAATGTTTGCCAGCATATTGGAACTAAATTTCAAATATTGATTGAAACTaaccagctttttaaaaagtgctatgATTGCAACAGAAGCAGGAAGGCTTACCTAATGCCCTCAGAGGATAAGGTAATATATCGCTCTCTGGATTTCCAACAGGAGAATTTACTTTTAACCATCTATGTCGTTCTGTGTTGAGTAGACATTTGAGTGCATTCCCCAAATTAAACCTGTTTATCAAAGACGTGTTTACTGAGATAAAGACAAGGAGATATCTTACAGGAAAATAAATGTATCTGTtccttttcttcaaaataataggaaaaaagcCCTGTAAGACAAAAACAAAGACCTACTAGAAtgggaaggtgaaggtgaagtgaagtcgctcagtcgtgtccgactctttgcgaccccgtggactatagcctaccaggcttctccgtccatggtccttgggattctccatgcaagaatactggagtggactagAATGGGAGCCATGTTAAGTAAGAGTCCTTCAAAGGTAACTTGTAAGTTTCACTTTGCCCAGTTTGAAAGAAGACTTTCAGTTTTGGAAGACAATTCCAACAGGTATACCCAACCATTATTCATTTGTCTTAAAATCACAAATTGTTGACAAAGTTCTGAAATTTTAGTCAGATATTGCCCTTCTGTTTGAAAACAAGGCAACAGTAAAGCATACCCTTGTGCTTGTGAGCCTCTCCCCTAGTAAGGAAACATTGACCTCACAGGCTGTAAACTGGTTTTTCAACATATGGCCACCTAATGCTACACACACTGTGTTTGATAAGATAAAAAGCCATGCCTATTTAAAATGAACTATTACTTTATAGTTTTCATTACCCACATACCTTAAAGCAGGTTCTTACCTTGAGAGTTGTATGCCAAGCTTTCTTTTGTCCTTTTGGCTATGCTTCAAACCCGCTTCGGTTTAGAACTGGTTCCTCTTTTCACGTAGGTCAGTTACTTCCTTCTTTACCCCTCCTTTCAGATGATTTCATACTTGCAAAGTTTCCTGGCTCGAGAGGAAGTTCTTATCATATACATAAGAATTGAGATAAATTGTATGAGTTTTTGAATAAGGAAGCCCAGCCCTTCATCTTTACCTAGTAGTAATTCTCCAACTGTATCAGAAACGGATGCATGAAGCCTAGGTGGTTTTTCATTTGGACGACATTTGCAGTCTTcactttatttattattcttttttaaacagcagaaatgtattctctcccaTTGTGGAGGCCAGGAGTCCAAATTCAAGGGGGGGGCAGGGTGGTTCTTCCGGACGCTCCAGGGGAGAATCCATCCAGGCCTCTGTCCTGGCTTTGGGTGCTCCCTGGTGTTCCTTGCTGTGTAGACACAGCACCGCCATCTCTGCTCTGTTGTCTCATGGCTTCTCTGCTTGTATTTTCCTTCTGTGTACCTTTTATAAGATCACTGTCCTTAGATGCAggaccacccagataatccaggatgatctttTCTCTGACCTTTCATTTGCTTAAACCTGCAAAGATCCTACTTCTAAATACGGTCCTGTTCACAGCCTCCAGGAATTAGGATTTAGATGGCTTTTGGTGGGGCAGGCAGGGCACGGTGGGAATCACTATTCAACCCATTAAAATACCTAAAAAGTTGTGCATTTtaccttttaatatttataactttttgaaagttttatACTGTATGTAATCTCAAGGCAGTCCTCACTTGAGAATCAGCATtctgattgtctttttttttaacttgcattttaaaatttttacaaagaaatattttaaaatatggtaatACACAGGTCTTGTTGATTAATCTGCTTGTATACTATCACAGTCCTTGCTCCCAATACTATCTCCCAGTGCCCCAGGTTACATCAATACTTGTCAAACCAGTCTCACAATTTCAGTTCAGAACATGCTAATATTCTTTTAAACTATTAAGACAGGATTTCCTGAAGTATATTCTGAAGTGCACTGCTTCTGGGATCTTCTAGAGGTGTTTCACCAAGTAAATTTGGGAAAGACTGCTCACCTGGAGTCTCACAACCACCTCAGCATCCTGAAGACTGTGAACAGTCTTACAGTAAGCAAACAAAACCAACCAAATATGAGGGGAAAACTGCTTAACTTTCTTTAATTATAGTAGCCAACATTccctgagcacttactatgtattCTAAACCTTCATACTCTACTCAGTAAATCCTGGAAACAACTTGATGGGAGAGGACTGTATTTGTCCTCTCTTACAGAGGAGGGAATGAAGGCAGAGTGGGGGCTAATCACTCCCTCTGTGCGGGCTGGCAATCTACCTCCAGCACCTGTGTGCTAACGCCAGGATTCGAGCTGTCTCGCTAGGCCGAAACACAAGTTTTCATCACATAACACTTATTTAACAGCACCTCTCAGAGGAAAACTCTTTGGAATATCAATATGGGAAATGCTGAGTTAGACAGACATGATGATAAAGTAATGGAAATTTTGCCTTttaagtggttcagttcagttcagttcatttcagttgctcagtcatgtccgactctttgtgaccccatgaatcgcagcatgccaggcctccctgtccatcaccaactcctggagttcactcagactcacggccatcgagtcagtgatgccatcccccatctcatcctcggtcgtccccttctcctgtccccaatccctcccagcatcagaggcttttccaatgagtcaactc
The sequence above is a segment of the Capra hircus breed San Clemente chromosome 20, ASM170441v1, whole genome shotgun sequence genome. Coding sequences within it:
- the GAPT gene encoding protein GAPT, producing the protein MLRICGNTSVAVSIGISLLLLLVICGIGCVWQWKHQNTMQFTLPKFLQRRRSRRKDCTKTFFLSPQFISPRHKISVPTQDRHSAGKDTNIHDNYENVKVRPPKAEGETDKKLYENTWQTNPEEHIYGNETPCDYYNFKKPSTSEAPQEEDIYILPDSY